The stretch of DNA GGAGCTCGACTTCTCCTTCAAGGGACGCTCGGAGGAGTTTAACGACGAGCTGCCCAACGGTGGTGCGCGGGTTATTCTGCGTTCTCAAGCCGCGGATGCCGATGCCGGCCAGCCCGAAGAGGATGATGAGCAGGACCCGCTCTTTATGCCTCCCCCCCGTAACACCTCGCGCCCAGTCATTCCGCCAGCGGAGGATCAGGATCTGGAGTCAGGTGAAGCCTTTGGCTCAGCCCTTGATGAGGCCCTCGCCTTCGACGCTGACCCCGAGCCCTTTAGCGCGGATGTCGGGTCGGACACCCCCGCGCAGGAGGAGCCCCTCTTCGATCCGGCGCCCGAGCCGATCAGTGCCACGCCCCGTGAAGCGGCTTCCCGGCCAGCGCAACCTCCCAAGACCAAGGACGCCCAGGCCGAGAAACCCGCTGCACCCGCTCGCCCGGTCAAAGCGGCGCCCGAAGAGGCGGAGATGCCCTTCGCCCAGGTGCCACTGAACCTGGATGAGCCGGTGCCGGTGCTGATGGAGGTGGATGGTAAATCCCCCGACGCGGTATCGCCCCGCGCCAGCGAACGCAAACGTAAGCCGCGGGTTGAGCCCAGGCCCTCGCAGGATGAGAGTCCCCGGGAGAGCGAAAAGCGCCCGGCCGCCGAGGAGATCATTGTCATCAATGTGGTCTCCCGTCCGGGCCAGGTATTCTCTGGCGAGGCCCTGCTGCAGCAGTTGCTGGCGCAGGGTCTGAAGTATGGGGAGATGAGCATTTTTCATCGTCACGAGCAGTTTAATGGCCAGGGACCAGTCCAGTTCAGCCTTGCCAATGGGGTCGAGCCTGGCAGCTTTGATCTCGACCACATGGATCAGTTACAGACCCCGTTGGTGACCCTCTTTATGGGGCTGCCGGGCCCGCGAGAGCCCCTCAAGGCCTTCGAGATGATGGCGACCGCGGCCCAGACCCTGGCGCGGGAACTGGGAGGCGAGCTCAAGGATGAGAGTCGCAGTGTGATGACCCAACAGACCCTGGCCCACTGCAAGCAGCGGATTACCGACTTCGAGCGGCGCCAACTCACCCGTAGCCGACACTAAGAGCCCCGGGTTGTTGTTGATTTCAAGAGATAACCGATGAACCAGACCCTGTCGGCCGCGCAGGAGATTGCGCAGCTGCGTGAGCAGCTTAACGAATACAACTACCGCTACTACGTGCTCGACGACCCCACGGTGCCCGATGCCGAGTACGATCGCCTGATGCGTCGCCTGCAGGGGCTGGAGGCTTCGCACCCCGAGCTGATGAGTGCGGACTCCCCGACCCAACGGGTTGGCGGCGAAGCGCTGGCGGCCTTTGACCAGGTCACCCACGAAGTGCCGATGCTGTCGCTGGACAACGCGTTCAGTGTGGACGAGCTGAAGGCCTTCGAGAAACGCTTGCAGGACCGCCTCGGGCGTCTGGACCAGCTTGAGTTCGCCTGCGAGCCGAAGCTTGACGGTATTGCCGTCAGCCTGCTCTACGTCGAGGGGACGCTGGTGCGTGGTGCCACCCGTGGCGACGGCACGACCGGTGAGGATATCACCGCCAATGTGCGTACCATCGACTCGATCCCGCTGCGGCTGCGGGGACCCTCGGTGCCGCCCTTGCTGGAGGTGCGTGGCGAGATCTATATGCCCAAGGCGGGCTTCGAGTCTCTTAATGCGGCGGCCCGTGAGCGGGGTGACAAGCCCTTTGTGAACCCCCGTAACGCCGCCGCCGGCAGCCTGCGCCAGCTGGACCCCCGTATCACCGCCACCCGCCCTCTGCAGATGTGCTGCTACAGCCTGGGGCGGGTAGAGGGGATGGAGCTGCCCCTCAACCACAGCGAAGTGTTGCAACAGTTAAACGCCTGGGGCTTACGCATCAACCGTGAAATGCAGGTGGTTGAGGGAGCCGAGGCCTGCCAGTCCTACTACGAGCAGATGGCGCTGAAGCGGGTTCAGCTCCCCTACGAGATCGATGGCATCGTCTTCAAGGTGAACTCCCTTGAGCTGCAGCGACGGCTCGGATTTGTCTCCCGCGCACCGCGCTGGGCGATCGCCTACAAGTTTCCGGCGCAGGAGGAGATGACCCGCTTGCTGGATGTGGAGTTCCAGGTGGGACGCACCGGCGCGGTCACGCCGGTGGCGCGGCTGGAGCCGGTGTTTGTGGGCGGAGTGACGGTTAGCAACGCCACCCTGCACAACATGGATGAGGTGACGCGGCTCGATATTCGGATCGGGGATACGGTCATTATCCGCCGTGCCGGCGATGTGATTCCCCAGGTGGTGAAGGTGGTGCTGGAGCGACGGCCGGCGGATACGCGCCCCGTCCTGCTGCCTGCACGCTGTCCTGTGTGCGATTCCGAGGTGGAGCGCGAAGAGGGGGAGGCGGCCGCGCGTTGCAGCGGGGGGCTCTACTGCCGAGCCCAGCGCAAGCAGGCGATCAAACACTTTGCTTCACGCAAGGCGCTGGATATCGACGGGCTGGGTGACAAACTGGTGGAGCAGCTGGTCGATGAGCAGCTGATACAAACCCCCGCCGACCTCTTTACCCTCGCACTTGAGCCGCTGGCGGCACTGGAGAGGATGGGGGAGAAATCGGCCCGTAACCTGCTGGCGGCGCTGGAGAAAAGCCGCACCACCACTTTGCCCCGTTTCCTTTACGCGCTGGGGATTCGCGAAGTGGGGGAGGCCACCGCGCTCAACTTGGCGCGACATTTTAAAACCCTGGACGCTTTGCTCACCGCGGACGAAGCGGCCCTGCTGGAGGTGGAGGATGTGGGGCCTGTGGTGGCCCACCACATCCAGCTTTTTTTCCGTCAGCCCCACAACCTTGAGGTGCTGGAAGCATTGCAGGAGCGTGGTGTTCACTGGCCCGATATGGTGGTGGATGCTGGCGCCCGCCCCCTTGAGGGGCAGACCTGGGTGCTGACCGGAACCCTAACCAGCATGGGGCGTAGCGAGGGCAAAAGTCGTTTGCAGGCCCTCGGGGCCAAGGTCGCCGGCTCGGTATCGGCCAACACCAGTGTGCTGGTCGCCGGTGACAAGGCGGGCTCCAAGCTGGCCAAGGCGGAGCAGCTGCAGGTGCCGGTGCTGGACGAGGTCGCCTTCGTCGCCCGCCTGGCGGAGCTGGAGGGGCGTGCATGAGCCGCTGGCGTGGCCTTCTGGTGCCGGTGATGGCATTGCTGCTGACCGGCTGTGTCACCTCGCCGCCGCGCAACCCCGACAACCTGTGCTCCATCTTTCGCGAGCAGGACGACTGGTACGAGGCGGCCAGCGACGCCAATGAGCGCTGGGGTACGCCGATCCAGGTGATGATGGCGATCATGCACCAGGAGTCGCGCTTTGTCGCCGATGCCCAGCCACCCCGTACCTGGTACCTCGGGTTTATTCCGGGGCCGCGTCCCTCATCGGCCTATGGCTATGCCCAGGCGCAGACCCCCGCCTGGGACGACTACCTCAAGGAGGCGGGCAGCTGGGGAGCGGAC from Aestuariirhabdus litorea encodes:
- the zipA gene encoding cell division protein ZipA: MDMGVREWLVVVAVLLIVGILADGYRRMRAARQRSQELDFSFKGRSEEFNDELPNGGARVILRSQAADADAGQPEEDDEQDPLFMPPPRNTSRPVIPPAEDQDLESGEAFGSALDEALAFDADPEPFSADVGSDTPAQEEPLFDPAPEPISATPREAASRPAQPPKTKDAQAEKPAAPARPVKAAPEEAEMPFAQVPLNLDEPVPVLMEVDGKSPDAVSPRASERKRKPRVEPRPSQDESPRESEKRPAAEEIIVINVVSRPGQVFSGEALLQQLLAQGLKYGEMSIFHRHEQFNGQGPVQFSLANGVEPGSFDLDHMDQLQTPLVTLFMGLPGPREPLKAFEMMATAAQTLARELGGELKDESRSVMTQQTLAHCKQRITDFERRQLTRSRH
- the ligA gene encoding NAD-dependent DNA ligase LigA, with protein sequence MNQTLSAAQEIAQLREQLNEYNYRYYVLDDPTVPDAEYDRLMRRLQGLEASHPELMSADSPTQRVGGEALAAFDQVTHEVPMLSLDNAFSVDELKAFEKRLQDRLGRLDQLEFACEPKLDGIAVSLLYVEGTLVRGATRGDGTTGEDITANVRTIDSIPLRLRGPSVPPLLEVRGEIYMPKAGFESLNAAARERGDKPFVNPRNAAAGSLRQLDPRITATRPLQMCCYSLGRVEGMELPLNHSEVLQQLNAWGLRINREMQVVEGAEACQSYYEQMALKRVQLPYEIDGIVFKVNSLELQRRLGFVSRAPRWAIAYKFPAQEEMTRLLDVEFQVGRTGAVTPVARLEPVFVGGVTVSNATLHNMDEVTRLDIRIGDTVIIRRAGDVIPQVVKVVLERRPADTRPVLLPARCPVCDSEVEREEGEAAARCSGGLYCRAQRKQAIKHFASRKALDIDGLGDKLVEQLVDEQLIQTPADLFTLALEPLAALERMGEKSARNLLAALEKSRTTTLPRFLYALGIREVGEATALNLARHFKTLDALLTADEAALLEVEDVGPVVAHHIQLFFRQPHNLEVLEALQERGVHWPDMVVDAGARPLEGQTWVLTGTLTSMGRSEGKSRLQALGAKVAGSVSANTSVLVAGDKAGSKLAKAEQLQVPVLDEVAFVARLAELEGRA